The DNA sequence AGGACCCCGAACTCATGTCTGGAgatgagaaaaagaaagaactCATGGTCGTTGTGAAGAGGGGCACTGGGGTCAAGTACGAGGAACGGGACTCCCCGCTGATTGAATGGGATTTGCGGCGTGACTTTCCGAATATGACGTGGGAGGAGATTTTCGATCATTATCTTCAAGAGCCAGGTTATCCCCCTTacgccgaggaagaggagagaaaaaagaaggctTTCATTTTGCCCATCCAAGAAGATTTCTACAAGGACGTTGATGAGTATGTGTGGTCTGGGTACCACCTTGACGAGAGATATTAGTAGGGATCAATCACATCATGCTAGGTATTAAGGGCTCTAGACTTAGGACTTTTATGGCTACATCCCTAGTATGGAAGGGAATTAACCATCTTGCCATACATCTTTTTGCATTTGATCTCGACTTCAACCCGATTGGATCGCAACTTACACCCGACTCGATTTGAGCTCCCTCTCGCACCCATCTCAACTCGCAGCCAACTTACCTTCGACCTCAGCTTACTGTCGGCTTTACCCAGCTTAAAGCCGGTCATTTCTAGTGGTTCATGTACCTACATTTGGGTTATATCACTGCTGAGAAACCGCAAACGCCCGCACGCCCGAGCTGCTGTCAGCCGCCTCAATAGGAAACGTCCCTCCTAGCCGCCCAACTTTCCAGAGGCATTGGCATCAGAAAAACAAATATCGGGGCGCTAGCAGATCACCATAGCTCGCGGGTACACGTCTTTACAATAAACATACTGCGGCTTTAGCCGCGAGGATAAAATCCCCGACGTGGTATACCCGGACTAGCATCATCTAAATCTCCATGTCGGGTGACCGGGAGGTACGTTATTGCAAAACCAGATGCCGAAAGCCTCAGCCCTCCTTGCTTGGGTATAAGAACGTTCCCTTTTCCCCAATCCTTCGGGCTACCAAATCAGAACATCCCACCGCTGTTCGCCTCACagcttcccccccccccccaatccaTCACCATGCgtttctccctcctcctcaccggcctcgccgccaccctcgccgccgccatcccccTAGATGAACAACTCTTCGGCCGCTCCCTCGACCTCGGCTCCAAGCTCCACTCTTCCGACCGCCGCACCGCCCGAGGCGACCCCGAAGGCAACGGCTTCCACAGCGGCTACTTCTACTCCTACTGGTCCGACGGCCGCGGCACCGTCGACTACCGCAACCAGCCCAACGGTACTTACACCGCCACCTGGACCAACGTAGGCAACTGGGTCGGCGGCAAAGGCTGGAACCCCGGCGGGCCCAAAGTGGTCCAATACAACGGCACCTGGTCCGGCCGCAACGTGAACTCGTACCTCGCCCTCTACGGCTGGACAAAGAACGCGCTCATCGAGTACTACATCGTCGAGAGCTACGGTTCCTACAACCCCAGCAGCGGGACCTCCCGTCTCGGCACAGTCAACAGTGACGGGAGTGATTACGATATTTACCGCACTCAGCGGGTGAACCAGCCTTCTATTGTTGGGAGGGCGACGTTTTACCAGTTCTGGTCTGTGAGGAGGAATCACCGGGTGGGCGGGACGATCACGGTGGCGAATCACTTTGCTGCTTGGGAGAGGAGTAACCTCAAGTTGGGGACGCATGATTACATGATTTTGGCTACCGAGGGGTATGGGAGTAGCGGGTCTTCTGCTATTACTGTGAGGGAGGCtggtgtggagggggtgccTTATCCTAATGAACCTGACTCGAGGAGGGACAATAACTAGGGTGGGAGATGATGTGAAGGTGGGAAAACGGGGATCGTGGAAAAAGGGGTGGGTTTTATGTAGCTAGTTCTGAGATGGTACATATTTTGCGAGAAAAATGTCACAAGCATGCTTTCTGTGATGCATATTGTTGGCGGTTCGGCGATGAGGTAATGTGCAAGTTCACTGTCTAGAgtaaggtaccttacctCGAGTCGCCTGCATCACACAAAAGAGAGGTGGGAAGGTGTCCCAGTTGGCGGATGGTAAAATTAAGACTTTCATTAAAGACACAATCGTATGGTGCAGGAGATTCATGCAATCTCTATACACGGCGGTCTATCCTAATCTTCAAAGACCGTCAATTCTGTATCTCTAGCTCTTTTCTCACCTTTTAGATCTCACATCTCTGTTGTCACGGCACTGGCCTGACACTAGCCTGGCACTGGCAGACTGGAGGATAAGTGTGGTAAAGGCCCTGCAGGCAAACAGTGGTTGTGATatttttcctcttttcttcttcaccttagTATTTCAATCAATTGGTTGGTATAACTGTTGCCTTGTCTCAGACTTTACCACCCAGGCTGTGACATCTGTGTTtttcccggtcaagggaaatgtattgccgcttttgcACTtaggtggggtgtgtagttaggagcagcactgcctcttccaccctaccctccTGCCCATTTTAGCCTGgaaaaatgtgtttgatttcgaaatgtccaaattaaccagcttaagttcgaataccGAATTTAAAaatcaaggtaaaggcctagTTGCATCGTGCGATAAACTaacatactgcttgtcttgacTACAGTTTCGTTccatatttacatacctacctaagctcCTTTATCGCATTCAATCAACAAATTAGCAGttatggcgtcatacctCCCTAGTTCCCTTGGCATTAGCTGCCGCTCTcacaggcttagttactgtagtcaaatcatcttgggagctgtctcgtatgataaagaagaaatatgAGCAGCGTGTACTGAAGAACCATGCCAATGAAATTAACACCAGGCTGTAAGTAAGACTTTGTGTCACGCGGCAAACAAGCAATTAGCCGCATCACGGCCTAACCGCTATCTACCTGTACAATTAATGGTTGGAATTGAGGCGGATAATGAAATGCCTCGCGGCTGCTAAAGGAAATCAGATCAAATAAAGTttgttgtggcgcttggaactacgtcaagccaactagcccgatctcgagttgttcgagtgggccaaatgacctctctaccaagtgttctagagccaCCTGTCTTCATGACGAAACAGGGTACTCGAATTGAtaaaagaggcgggatccagaaggatctagagtattgtaacgggctataaattaatggggacccccagacccctcctgtgtcacgctatgatagaaaaaaaagagagagaaaaagaatgagagatcagctcaGCTTTCTGTCTTGAACTTCATAGTTAGGACGCGCCCTGAAGAACACGATTCCAATGTTCAAACTTTCTCCACACGAGCCATTCTACTCCCTGTTGTTTGAGTGGGTCATAACTATATGACGTCGCTACAAAGCATTCTGGAGCCACCTCTCTTCAGGACGAAACAGAGTACTCGAActgatgaaagaggcgggatttagaaggatctagagtatcatgacgggctataaattaatggagacccccagacccctcctgcgacacgctatgatagaaaaatagagagagagattgaatgagagatcagctaAGCTGTGTGCGGCTAGGTTGCAAGCCCAGTCATCTGATCTccgacaccttctcccttagctgcagcacctgccgatgcatctgctcggcctcctcatacttcccctggctaccaagcacaaccgcaaggttgctcatgctggtgagcgtggagggatgctctttgcccaacaccttctcccttagctgcagcgcctgccgatgtatctgctcggcctcctcatacttcccctggctaccaagcacactcgcaaggttgttcatgctggtgagcgtgtggggatgctccttgcccaacaccttctcccatagctgcagcgcctgccgatgtatctgctcggcgccctcatacttcccctggctaccaagcacactcgcaaggttgttcatgctacgaagcgtggagggatgctccttgcccaacacctcctcccgtagctgcagcgcctgccgatgtatctgctcggcgccctcatacttcccctggctacgaagCACACCCGCAAGGTTGctcatgctggtgagcgtgtcgggatgctccttgcccaacaccttctcccatagctgcagcgcctgccgatgtatctgctcggcctcctcatacttcccctggctatcaagcacactcgcaaggttgttcatgctaccAAGCGTGGAGGGATGATCCTtacccaacaccttctcccatagctgcagcgcctgccgacCTATCTGcttggcctcctcatacttcccctggctacgaagCACACCCGCAAGGTTGctcatgctggtgagcgtgtcgggatgctccttgcccaacaccttctcccatagctgcagcgcctgccgatgtatctgctcggcctcctcatacttcccctggctatgaAGCACACCGGCAAGGTTattcatgctggtgagcgtggagggatgctccttgcccaacaccttctcagatagctgcagcgcctgccgatgcatctgctcggcctccttatACTTCCCTAAATTGCGAAAGCTCTCACCCACTTTGGAAAGAAGACCTGTTGtcgcttcctcgtcatctgttCTCTTCAGTAGTTGAAGAGCATGTTGTGTATGAGGAAGATACCTTATCCACTCTTCTCGGTTTTCGTGTTTGGGCCAAGGAAATATATCGTTAAGCCGTTCTAACACTTTGGCCGTCCATTCCTGtcgctctccctttccatctaACCAGCTCAGCATTGATATCTGAACTAGCCGATGGATATCGTAGCTATCCGACTCATTCTGTTGGGAGATAAATGCATACGCCTTCAGGGTCCCGATTGCTTCAACAGTCTCTAGCGtccccgccggcggcaacaggGAGTGCGGAATATCCTTCCCGGCTAAAAAGCACAGAAATCTAAGGTAGTCAGCCGCCAGCGCGTCGTGATCTGAGATTTGCTGGAACGAAATCAGCCAAGTTGTGGCGACAGCATTTTGAATGTTCTTATATCGGTGtcggtcgtcaaagtgaCTACTCAACAACTTaaccatatcctcatcactggacTTGCATAGCTTGAGGTACCGCGCAGTCGAgatctgctccttggccatATAAGCAGACGCTTGCCGTATTgccagagggaggttagTAAGAAACTCCAGCAACGCATTGTTGCTTCCTGTGTCGCTCATCTGAGAACTTTTTAGGTTTTTCCCTAATAGCTTAAGGGCCTCGTCGTGGCtcatttcttcaactgcGATAATGTGATTTTCAGACTCGACCAGCcttaacgtatattataagcgagtcgtacatataagcgagtcgtacagtctccaccacgacgcgccctccttacacctaacatcaattttttccacaacccaatatgcctcctacttcaaaggaagccaggatactcttagcccttgaggctcttcgaatcaatgaaaaattaagcctccgagctgcagctaagctctacaacgtaccagctatgactctctctaaccgacgcgccggccggcctgcacgacgcgatataacacccaattcgaaaaagctgactcaatcggaagaggaagctattgtcctatatattattgagctatgtacgcgagcttttccaccaagattgcgtagtgtgaagaagatatggccaacaaactgctacgcgtacgcgacgcgcccctgttggcaagctctgggcacataacttcgtcaaacgccagccacagctccgtacgcgttttaagcgtagatacgactaccagagggctaagtgggaggatccaaaggtcattgccgagtggtttgcgctcgtacggaacactaaggctaagtacggtattgtagatgacgatatctacaacttcgacgagactgggtttatgatgggtattatcttcgcgggcatggtagttacgacctcggacggccttagtaaggcgaaactagcccagcctggtaaccgcgaatgggcaacggtaatccagggagttaatgccctcggttgggccattcctccttttatcatcttggccgcgcagtaccaccttgccaacgaggcactaagcaagcgcaggagagccaaaaacacgtgtgcggcttggaggatcacttactgtgcaggatgcacacgatctactagaccagaaggccgtgggtggggaggcagtggaagaaacgcagccggatggtagtggtgtaggggtgctcgtacaaaggttcaatgctgtgttgtatgcggcaagcctggccataatgcacgtacttgccaggaggctgtagaatcgtctgattcggctgtttctgatgtaattatagttgaTTTATAGTGctgttatgttgcaattgaggataattgttgtagggtggtggagactgtacgactcgcttatatgtacgactcgcttataatatacgttaatCCAAGTTTGTGGTTTCGGGTTGTGAAAAGAATAGATCCTTTCCGGCTGAATGGAAGATAGTCGGCAAGGGCGGTATCCCCAAAAAGTAGCTTTTCATCGTCGGCGTTATCGATAATCAAAAGCCAGTTACCCATACTCTCGCGGCCCAATGCGGACTTAATAAGTGCCTTGAcatctgctttttcttcgtcgatTCCCGGTACCTTGAGCTGCTGGCCGATAGCGCGGTATGCATTCTCGAAAGCGGTGGCATCCACAGCGGGAACCCAAAAGACCGAGCATTCCGGCTGCACGTCGCGAATGCGATAAGCGGTCTCCAGCGCGATCTGCgtctttccaaccccccccagaCCTTCGATGGCGGTCCGTTGGCAgtcatcttcgtctccaCTAGGAAGAACCCTCTTAAAAAGATCTTCGAGAATTGATTCACGCCCGACGAATTCCTTATTACGTCCGAACCGGACGATCCAGTGTCCCTTCACGGTAGCTTCACTATGTTAGTACTATTCTGGCCGTATCAGCCCACCCAGGAGATGATCAGCTTACAGTTCTCCCGCCGTTTCAAAACATCCGATGCGTTTCCCGCGAATTGCTGGACCGCATCTTTAACTAGTTTGAAGTTGGGGCATTCTGGACCCTTAAATTTATTCATCCCTGAATGGGTCGCAT is a window from the Podospora pseudocomata strain CBS 415.72m chromosome 6, whole genome shotgun sequence genome containing:
- the XYN2 gene encoding Endo-1,4-beta-xylanase 2 (CAZy:GH11; COG:G; EggNog:ENOG503NW58), yielding MRFSLLLTGLAATLAAAIPLDEQLFGRSLDLGSKLHSSDRRTARGDPEGNGFHSGYFYSYWSDGRGTVDYRNQPNGTYTATWTNVGNWVGGKGWNPGGPKVVQYNGTWSGRNVNSYLALYGWTKNALIEYYIVESYGSYNPSSGTSRLGTVNSDGSDYDIYRTQRVNQPSIVGRATFYQFWSVRRNHRVGGTITVANHFAAWERSNLKLGTHDYMILATEGYGSSGSSAITVREAGVEGVPYPNEPDSRRDNN
- a CDS encoding hypothetical protein (COG:Z; EggNog:ENOG503NYQ3) — encoded protein: MSHDEALKLLGKNLKSSQMSDTGSNNALLEFLTNLPLAIRQASAYMAKEQISTARYLKLCKSSDEDMVKLLSSHFDDRHRYKNIQNAVATTWLISFQQISDHDALAADYLRFLCFLAGKDIPHSLLPPAGTLETVEAIGTLKAYAFISQQNESDSYDIHRLVQISMLSWLDGKGERQEWTAKVLERLNDIFPWPKHENREEWIRYLPHTQHALQLLKRTDDEEATTGLLSKVGESFRNLGKYKEAEQMHRQALQLSEKVLGKEHPSTLTSMNNLAGVLHSQGKYEEAEQIHRQALQLWEKVLGKEHPDTLTSMSNLAGVLRSQGKYEEAKQIGRQALQLWEKVLGKDHPSTLGSMNNLASVLDSQGKYEEAEQIHRQALQLWEKVLGKEHPDTLTSMSNLAGVLRSQGKYEGAEQIHRQALQLREEVLGKEHPSTLRSMNNLASVLGSQGKYEGAEQIHRQALQLWEKVLGKEHPHTLTSMNNLASVLGSQGKYEEAEQIHRQALQLREKVLGKEHPSTLTSMSNLAVVLGSQGKYEEAEQMHRQVLQLREKVSEIR
- a CDS encoding hypothetical protein (COG:S; EggNog:ENOG503NX9U) produces the protein MLPAALPKARIYTYDWNANYFANAPVQTLLGHADTLLGLIAEGRGSQTRPIIFVASCFGGLILAEAIIRAAQEGSAYRHILISTVGIVFLATPFHGSDAAKQAQWQVLVAGIMGKQASDQLIKDLEQKHDFVRQRVQKFAEIANAEAVRLPLNCFFETRKTKILKRILLSEWANRLSIGITRKILVTESSACLHGFPRRGLDATHSGMNKFKGPECPNFKLVKDAVQQFAGNASDVLKRRENSTVKGHWIVRFGRNKEFVGRESILEDLFKRVLPSGDEDDCQRTAIEGLGGVGKTQIALETAYRIRDVQPECSVFWVPAVDATAFENAYRAIGQQLKVPGIDEEKADVKALIKSALGRESMGNWLLIIDNADDEKLLFGDTALADYLPFSRKGSILFTTRNHKLGLTYIISESYI